In Silene latifolia isolate original U9 population chromosome 6, ASM4854445v1, whole genome shotgun sequence, the genomic window TAATAAAATGTTCGTAGCAATTAGTCTCCCttaaaattaaatacaatagATAGATATGACAAGCTTTTATTATTCCTTAAGTTATCTGTTTTTGTTCTCATCTATCCAACTGAATAATATTTGGTCCATTTTAAGTAGACATGGCAAACAGGTCAACTGATTTGGGTTCGGGTCAGGTGATTTTCGGGTTTATAAGAGTTCGGGTCAGACCGAGTCATTTCGGGTTTAGGTCATTTTCATGTGAATTACTATTAAGTTACTTATCGATAATAATCAATGTGTAACAATAaacattcgggtcgggtcaagttCGGATCTTAAGTTCGAGTGTTCGTTTGAGTACGTCTGCTTATTCTGGTCGAATTATTTGAGGCAGGTCAATTCAAATTTTAACTATAAAACGGATACCTTCGTCTTACTTGTGAAGAGTGTTAAAGAAGAATTTGGGTGGAAATAGAAATGGAAACATGGGctaaggccttgttcttttgaactgaaacggatctgatctgaactgaactgaactgaacttataggatttgaactgaactgaactgaacttagaggatctgaactgaacttacacgatccgaatttaaattaacttaacttaaattaatataacttaaatattattattattattattattattattgttattgttattgttgttgttattgttattgttattgttattgttgttattattattattatcattatcattgttcttgttgttatttttattattattatttttttaattttttttataaaaccgcaactttttttattattattattattataataaaaataaacgcaaacttttattgagATAAAACAAaatttttacaagaaattagtgggcaacCAAGAGAGAACACTAATAGgaaaatatagtctaaaacacaaggtaagataataaaatttttccgctttatatacattgatttgttcatacattatactacggttacattacgataaaaaataatgagaagagtgataataattttgttttaaaaataataatgtatgtatgtatcgaataattaataatgtcaaatatttttgcgtcgatttttaaaaataatattctgtatataacttttctaaactaaatttataggatctgaatctgaactgaacttataggatctgaattgaactaaacttataggatatgaactgaattataggatctgaactgaactgaacttataggatctgaactaaagtgaacttataggatctgaactgaacttataaaatctgatctgaattgaactgaacttataggatttgaaataaacttaaattaagtgactttaagttcaAACGAACAGTGTCTAACTGTAGAAATCATACTCCACAGTTGCACTGATAGAGGTCGGGCAGGAATTACGGCTTTATGTAGGCTGATTCTCCACTTCATATCCACATTGCAGAGCTTATAGTCTTCGTACTGCACAGTGCACAGGCTATGACCTTGATAGGCAAGATTGAGACAGTTTGATGAGAAGTGTAGGTCCATTAATCGAGTGGTATTCACTGTTGGTGAACATATGATTTCAAACCATAATTATAACACTTGAACCGTCCCTCTTGAGTACCTTAATTTATGTTGACTGTTTCACTTACCTTCAAATCATGTGTTGAAATAGAATTGAACAACATTAAAGTATAACTAAGTACGGAATGAGTATGACATAGAAAGCATCCTAGAGATAAATTAACACATTTGATTTAATATTAAGATTTGAAATGGTAGGTTATGCGACAGCCCAAAGTTATTGACCACCCAAGAAAGCATGGCCTAGGTCGATCAAAATAGGTTAAGAGTAGGCAACAAAGGGCATGAAGCCCATAGGAGTAAGAGAAAAGAGTGATATGGTTGTTTGTTTTGCCATGGCAAAAGCGATCATCTTCATGTCGATGGAAGGCGTAAATTCAACTTTCAAatagtcttttttttttcgatgtaTATTACCTGGTTTAGTTCGGATTCGAACTGGGTAAGACCACAGACTCGAACTCAAAACTTTTAGTTAAATCGGAACAATTCCTTAATTTAAGAGCTCATGGGATCCTTATAATATAAGTACAAAAAAAGTTGTGTTTTTCATATAAGTAGCAAACTAAAGTATTGTAAtaaccaaacaaattaattactacatTAAATTTCTATTAAACTAGATAAATTACCACACGTTAATCTCATGTACTTCTCCATTTCATTCAATTCTATACATTTGACATGCATAATGTACTCcataaaacaattcaaacaagaTTTTACATAACTGTCTTTTATGCTATATATTAGAAGTTTATATCGAATATTCTCCCTATTTATAAATAACTAGTgtaatgcccgtgcgttgcacggattctAAAGTAATTGTCTAAATAAATGTAAAATGCGTAAGGATGTTTTAGCCTTTATTATATAAAGAGGGACTATAGATTAATTTTAATGCTAACATATTTGATTGACAATAAATATTGCTTAGATAGTAGTTAATGCTAAACTAATCGACACTTATTGGACAACACATTTTTTCTGTAGATAGTTGTTTGGAGAGGTTTAATtgttaaaacaaaacaaaaaatgacAATCCATTTATATTTTAATTCGTTTAACATTGCATGTGTTACATACAACATGTACACGCTTCTTCTCTTTTGATATTTGAATTTAAAGTATGATAAACGACTAATATAGATGCAAATCATGTGTATACCCTTAAGCCACTTAGATCCCTTCTTTTGGACCTATCCTCCCCACCTCAACCGTGTGCTTCATATCTTTATTATTGTCAATGTCTCTTGAAACATTTCTGACAATGAGTTTAATGTGctcttttttcatcatcaaaatattCTTGTTACTCAGTTTCtttttagggttatttcatgAGAATAATCCAAATTAAGCcccctcttctcatattaatccaaccTAATGTTTAATTGAGAAAAATCCAAACTTGGACATCATTTAACTTGTACTAAACTAATCCCATAATTTTCCCGATATCACAGATTACCCAACAGGTGACTATGTGAGGTTTATTTCTTTTCTATTTTCTCTGGTTTTTTTCCCCTTGTTTGTTAATCTTCATCTGATCTTCTTACATTAATAACTTTCCCCAAATTCATCAAAAGATACGTGATGTAATTCAAGCATCGTGAAAAGGAGAGAAATGAGATTGATCCTCGTTTAACCGAATTTTTTTGAttgattatgttttctttttataTATATTACGTATCACTACGTTATTTTTGTGTGAATTTGATTTTAGAGCTGAAAATCATTTTATTTCTATTAGCAACACCGATATTTCGCAAAATATTTTTTTATCTGCGTGCACTCCTTCATTCAAATGTTTTTTTATCTACATATTAAtcatttagtaataaaatattagtaaaataacttaatttttattattaaattaatataagCATAGTGACTAATGAATATTGTTGAAACATTAAATACTATAATTTAactttttgaaattatttgatttCAATTTTGAAAATGAGGAAAAAACGGGGGTTATAATGTTTATTGTTGAATTGCTATCcttaaatagtgtgataataaCCTATTCGAAAATGTCCGAAATAAAAAATCTTAGGGGGCGAATGGGTAAATGGTTTAAGGTAAACTCgaaaaaagttggaaaattttaactaaaacaaTGAAATTTTTGACCGCCCTCACCCCTGCTAGCCCCTCTAACTCCCCTATTTATAAACCAAATTCTTAAAAATATGTCCAAACCCGAACCTTTGTATGCTAGGTCTATCTCCATCCCAATCAATTTGATTAACGTAGAAATTAAAAGGATAGATTGGAGGAATGTAATTTTTTTCTAAGCTAACTTATCGTGTGCCTTTGAAGCAAACATCCTTAGAAAAACTTTTCATCTGATAGTATGTTATTACGTGTGTAGTAGAGGTTGGACATCCCAAGAAGTTTTCAAATTAGATGTTAGAATGATATGGCAAACACGCAATTATAACAAAATTTGCGAGGGTCGAGAATTTATTATGATGAAATAAAATGGGCATTCCGATAATCATAAAATACACAATGAATGGATCGTGTAATGATCTTTGGCTTTCATAGGAAGCAATCGGGTCATCTAACAAAAAATTTAGAATGTGAgaatttttatggaatttatTTGCATTTATAGTTAGTACTAAACAAAATTAAGTCACTTGGATTAATTAAAAAGACTCGAAACTATTATTATAcgttaatttttattaaatattatttcTATAGTATTTctttatgttaatttttaattttattttaagtgtttAAAAAATTGAGCTTACAGACGTTTTATGTTGTGAATTATCATATTGAATAATGAGTATAAAATTGGAGACTATGAATATatctaagttttttttttctatagTACATCGAAGTTTTCATATATAGAAATAAACACGAATATTAAGAAATAATATTTTAATCCTAATAGAAAAGTtggaaaaaatattttttaaaataataagtgCACAAATATTAAATAGTAAgtttctaattctaataggaaaattgtaaattattaatgatttcctaattctaatagaaaaattgtaagtaattaattttaaaatttaattaagtgttttaaaaaagttggagactaccacgtcgctcgaaaaaagcctcaaatatatatttatattgattgattgattcctAAAAAATAAACGTATAAAAGTTGGAGGATGCTTATATGACATGACTATCTTGTACAACTAGTTCTTACTAGTGGACCGCTTGCATAACCTACATCATACAGATCATATGGCTTTATGGTTCAATTATCAGACTTAATTTGTAAACAtaaacaattttgcaaacttcTCACCATAGCTTGTACTCCCTCTctctgttccggtcatttgttatctttcctattttaaaaatgaatttgataaacaatttaatcattcacactcaatctgttccacttgtcatttaataattgaccCCCTCCCATTTTCTTAGTCTTTGTGCAAAAACCAAAGAATAACAATTCACCGGGAGAACGAGAATATTCGATAATTAATGTCAAGAGCGTTATTCATTTATACCCTTGGAGCTAGATCATGACATTACCTTTTTTTTCGTTGATTATGTTACTCTTATATTTTCGTAGTACAGTGTAAACATCTTCCTCCAACTCTTATTACCATATACGGGTAATTTAAATACCAATTATGTTAAGAGTCGTTAGAGATGAGCAAGAAACAATTCAAACAAATGAAGTCGATATAAATTAAAGAACGAATCATGCCGCAATAATTCAATTTTTTGTCCAACTATTAAACTTTAATACCTCTTAAATATAAGACCAACCAATTTGAACAAAGAAGGGATGAGACTATGAGAGTACATTTCTTGCTACCCACTCCCAGGAAACATGCTACACGCATAAgtcataacaaattaaaacaagTACTGCTAGTAACTAGAAAATTCTATCCTTCTTGGAAAGGTAAAAACTATAaagtaaaatttaaaaaataaaaactaaaaaCATAATTTACTGTAGACCGTTCCCAGCCGTTGAGATTGCCAAATCAGACCAACCAAAACAATCACCACCATCCATTCCATCTCCACCATTCCCCATCTGCCACGTACTCCCAACATCCTGCCCAAACCCGAACCCGAATCCGAATCCAGTCCCAACTCCATACCCGCCATTAAACCCAACATTATTATTACCCGTCGGATCACACGTCAGCAGTGACGTGAAGCTCCCCTCACTCAAGTTCAAGTCCACGTCACACGGTGGCTGAGGCGGCGGAGCTACAGCGGCGTAGAcagcggaggaggaggaggaggatggcGTGGAGGAAGCGCGAGGGCGCTTGGAGTTCTTACGTGTACCGCCGCCAACAGGGACGTTACGGAGAGTACCGCCACGTGTCCAGTAACGGCGACATGATTTGCAGAAGTAACGGGGTTGTGAAAGGTTGTAGTTGTTGTAGTAACAGAACTTTGTGTTGGTTGATTCGCAGCGCGGACATGGTAGTTTCTCTGGTTGTTGTTCTGGTGGTTGTGAAAGCGGAACTACGTTTCCTGTTGGTTTTGACATCGTAAACACAGGGGTATAACTTAGAAAATCGAAGATGATGTGTGAAAGGAGGGTGAGTTAGGGTGGAAAGTGTGAGGGAGAATGAGGAAGGGAGGGGTTATAATGTGGATGGTGGATGTTGGTTATAAAGGGCCATAGGGGGTTGGGGTTTGTATAGGCGTATAGCTACTCTTCTTTTAAGACGAACATTTCCATCCCCGTCTTAATAATAAAACGAGTTAAATATTATCTTATATAAGAATATAGAATaaattttatgttctttttaatgtattttcttttgttttattttcaaaTATGGATATATTTGATTCGTTTTAAGTTTAAGAAACATATATCCGTCTTTTGCGTACGTATTGTACTGCACTACTGTGCTGAGGTGTGGGGTTTAAGGAGTGGTTGAGTGTAATTATAAAAGAGGACAAGAAACTCAGGCGAGAATTTGTTGGGGTGCCCACATAATCGAGCATGGTACGCGGATTGGGGGCACATTATGGGACATTGTATGTTAACTACTTGgcgtttcttttcttcttcttttttgttttttactAGTTTTTGTTGGAagcttcattcttatggatttatGGTTGCCAAATCTTAGTACTAGGTTATGAGTTATGACTTAAAAGAATCACATCCAAATAAATAATTCAATGACAATAAAATAGATCGTAGATTCGTAAATACATGCCATGTATCAACGTATGTATAAGAGGTGATACATACAATAATTGAGTAAAATGATTTTATTAATTAGTTACAATTTACATTAAATTACatgattaataattaaattaatatccTGGGAAAAAAGGTGGAGGTGGGGATGAATATTGGAAACCAAGATTTGGAGGGAGAGTTATATCTTCAAATTTTGGAGGTGGCGGTGGAGAATATACTGGAGGAGGTGGAGAGTGAACAGGTGGTGGTGGTGAGTAAACTGGTGGGGGTGGAGAATAAacgggaggtggtggtggtggagattgaactggtggtggaggtggaggtgaaaCCGGTGAGGGTGGAGGAGGTGAGTGGACTGGAGGTGGTGGAGAGTaaacggtggtggtggtggtggtggagagtAGGagggtggtggaggtggtggtgaaTAGACAGGTGGAGGTGGGGGAGGAGAGTAGACTGGTGAAGGTGGTGGGGGAGAGTGAACGGGAGGTGGTGGCGGTGGAGGCGATTGTACAACTGGTGGTGGCGGTGGCGAATAGATTGGAGGAGGTGGAGAGTGTACaattggtggaggtggtggtgaaTGAGTCGATGGTGTTTTAGCTTTAGGTATATTCGGTGATTGTCCTCCACATTTGGCTTTACTACAATCAATTGGTTTGTTCACCACAACTTTACATTCTTGTTGTGTTTTTTGGTTTGACATCTCCGGCAAACAATTTGACTCATCATCCAAAGATATCTCCTTCTTTCTTCTCTCACAACTAGGCGCCAATCCATTGAAGTAGTTGTCGTTGATTGTTAAACTCGTCAACTTAGATAAGTTACAAACTTCTTCAAGAATAAAACCTGTAAAGCTATTATGTGCGATATTAAGCTCCTCCAAACTCCAAAGACCTTTAAAACATTTGGGTATTGTGCCTTCAAATTTGTTTCCACTAACATCAAGTGCAGTTATGTTACGTAGTAGCCCGATTTCTGAAGGTAAACACCCACTTAAATCATTATTTGAAAAGGTAATCTCTTCTAAGTTGTGTTGCATATTTCCAATGCTAGATGGAATACAACCCTTAAATTTATTATTTGCCATGACCACAACGGACGCAGGAAGATTTCCAAAATTTTCAGGGATTGTTGATGTAAATCTATTGTTGTTCAATAGTAGCGCATCAAGCTTCATATCAAAAAGCTTTCTAGGAAGCTCGCCTTCAAATTCGTTGTAACGTAAATCGAGATATTTGATGGAGTCTAATTCTAACACCGCATCAGGAAAAGGACCAACTAGTCGATTGTTGCTTACATCCAACTCATATAGAAGCTTAAGCCTTTTGAAACTTTTTGGTATGATCCCACAAAATCGGTTTGAATTAAGATGAAAAACGGCGATATCAGTAAATAAGCCTAATTCAACGGGAAAGTAACCTGCTATATCCGCATGATTTAAGTCGATACCAGCCACGACATCAATGTTAGGATCATCTATAGCGGGTGCACAAAATACCCCGTTGTAAGAACAAACGTCACATCCAACCCAATTTCCAGTGGTGTTAAATGGGTCAGAGTGGATTGCTTTTTTCCAAGCTTGGAATGCGAAATATGATTTTTGAAGTCGGTCATTTTCAAATTTAAGGTTGGGATCTACCTCAATCTTTATATCCATTGGTAAATCCCCACCCATTGGAAGAGACAAAAGTTGTCGATGGGCGATTTGTGATGCTTGGGCATTAGTAAGTGCTAAAATTATTGAAGATGAAAGGTTAGAAATAAAGAAAATAGAAATAAGAAAGCAACAATCCAAGACCTTGGAAAAGGCCATGGTGGTCAAGGGTTGTTGCAAATGTACCTTGGTGATATTCCAAGGTTGCTTATGGCAACACAAGTATTGTAGCTTTGGTTTCTCAAACTATATAAAAGGAAGATTAGTTATTTAAGTCACTATTTTTAAGAGGATGAACAACATTTTCTCCACAAATTTAGTGAATTTACAAGTGTCTTTTTATCTTACGGTGAAGAAAACGCATTTGCCAATTTCGCTGAGTTTGTGTGTTAACGATTTTTTTGTCATAATGATATACATCCAAAAATGGCTGTGGATGCTAGTTTTCCAAATATAGAATAAATGAGTAGTTTCAAATAAATGCGAGATTATTTTAAACTACAAAAATGTATGATGATGAAGATTCATATGGATACTTTTATTTAGGCATTGAATTATAATTGTAATGTCCTATTTTAGATATACTGACAAAGTTTGATAATGACATGTTAAATAGCTTATTACAAAGATGAGATATAAATTCTTAAGGATAAGGTTCTATGCATCTAAAATGATATAGGTTTAACTAtaaataaagttatacaagaCATAAGGTAACAATATTTGATTAGGATgttaattatataaataaaacctACCATAGCTAGCTTATCAATAATAAGGTTGGTCAGTTATTTATACTAATATTATACATGGACATCTATATACAATACTCGTCTTTGGTCATCACATAAATGTATCTCAAATATTACGGAGTAATTTGTAAGAGATATATCATCATCCTGAATTCCTATTTGAGCCGAGTATAATCTATTTTATATCCGGTTAATTGTGATGAACACTTCTCATCATAGTATTACGTTTATATAGCGCCATTTATGCAATTTGTTGTTACACCCATATTTACCTtatttgcttttctttttcttacTAAATATTGGGGAGGCAGAGCTTAGTAGAGTATATGACTTGACCTTGACTCATTCTAGAAATTTAGTCGTTTGGTTCACTATttaggaatggaatggattggaatgaaaATCATAGGAGTATGAGGTTCTAATTCCAGACCTTTCAATGTTTGGTTCATCAGAAAAATAAACATAAATGAATGAAATTTGAATTCATGGGGAGGAGGTGGGTACGAGATTCCAAGGAGTTGGGGTGGAATTAGAATCATGAtgaattctaactccattccaaaatgcccAACCAAACACTACAATGACTAAAAATCTAGAATCAATTTCATTTCATTCCAAACCTCCAAACCAATTGAGATAGTGTAATTATTCTTAAGAAATCGATCCTTTATCTCAAACACATTAAATTTCTTATTTCCCCGGTCGATAACAAGTTACTTTCTCCATTTCTTCACGTTCTTGCCAGTTTCTAAAACTCATCtcatttattaaaaatgaaaaacagtATCAAAAGGTAAACAATAAATGAAATGCctaaaataaaataggtaaataaatgatcgGGACGGAGTGAGTATAATGACATAATCAGGGGCATTTTCAATTGGGGTTCATGGAGTTCTATTGAACCCCCATTGAAAAACGATAAGAACAATTTAGTGTAGTATtgtattactccgtattattgGAAAAGTGGTGAAGTGGTAAAGCATGATTGTTTTTGTTTTGGAGGTCATGAGTTCCATGACTCCATTTTCCCTTGATTTTTCTTGCTTCTAAATCCCATGACTCCAAATTGCGAACTTCATTTTTCTTGCTTCTAAAATACTCCGTATGGGTTTTAAAATTTTCTATAGATTTTCTTTGTGATATTGACTTTCAATAATATTTTCCATTGTTAATTTCATcctattgtattttttttttcagaactTACCTAAAAATTTAGAATAATCAATATTATAGCTACATTATGAATAAGAAAATTCCGATGTTAGTTTTTAAAAAATGTGTGTGAAATTGAACCCCATTGCACCGGTCCTAGAAACGCCACTAGACATATTGTAAGAGACTCACTTAGAATGTATAGAGTATAAAATAGTCGATCATGCTAATAAAATGTGCCAAGACTGCCAAACTATAGAGGTAACTAAGACTTACAGTAATTTCTAGTGAGAGTCTCTCTGTCATAGAAGAACAGTAAGAACTTTTTTGCTTCTCCATTATGTTTCTACTTTGCATTGCATTCATCACATacaattattattgtttttaccaaTTTTGATCTAATTagttatgttaataaattgaaatTTCAGGAGATCCTTAGTTGTGAAAAAATGGAAAGACATTGTGAAGAATGTGTAACATGGGCACAAGAGATTTACTGGACACATTTTGAGTCCATGCATTTCATCCAAATGTTAGACAATGATTTCCACTCTCAACTTGTGAGCTACACCTTACCCTCTCTTTTTCTTCATTTGCATGTCACTTTTATTGAAAGAACTGTCCCGTGGATCTTAGGACGGAACCTCCTTGGACTTGTAAAGTGGACTTTTTCTCCTCTTGATAGTGCGGCTCAGGCCCATACGTATATAGTCATTTGGTTTTCTTGATCATAATCTCTTATATAAAAAGTACTaataaatttgaatttttgtttatgcaactcgatcatatttataatttatacagCTACTTTGATATGTAATTCCTTCATAATTTGTGTTGCATGCATGTCCTTAAGTAGCTGTTAACATTAATTAATTTGAAGATGTTGGAATACTTTAGATCGCCGAAATTTTAATGTCATATGTAGTTTAAGAGAAACATGAGGAATACCATCTTACACAAAGATATGAtgatacaacaacattacccctaGTGCCTCAATTGGGATATTCGCAGCCTTACcgttgtgttagcaacacaaagaggctgtttttCTTGTATTGGTGGCCTATTAAAGCAGAATTATTCCAAGGCGGCGAACCAATAACGCAATAGAGGAAACTAGAATACAAAAAAATTAGTACAACTAAAAACTTCAGTTTAGCCGCTTAGAGGGAGACCGCCTTTGCTAGCCCGTTCATGGTTAAGTATGGAGTTAGGCTCGTAGTAAAAAGGGAGATATAGATATGGTAGCTGAGTAGCTCTTACAAGTCAAACCTGAAACATGAGAAAACATAAAACTTGAGATTGAGACCCATTTTGGCTAAAATTTACCCCTTGATAATTAAATACTCCCTCCGATTCTTTGGAATTGCCTCGTTTGTTGAAAATAGTCCTCAAAATTCTTAAAGAGGGGCAATTCTAAAGAATCGGAGGGAGTAAGGATTAACAAACCTTGATGTGGAAACAATATTCTG contains:
- the LOC141587993 gene encoding uncharacterized protein LOC141587993, which produces MSKPTGNVVPLSQPPEQQPEKLPCPRCESTNTKFCYYNNYNLSQPRYFCKSCRRYWTRGGTLRNVPVGGGTRKNSKRPRASSTPSSSSSSAVYAAVAPPPQPPCDVDLNLSEGSFTSLLTCDPTGNNNVGFNGGYGVGTGFGFGFGFGQDVGSTWQMGNGGDGMDGGDCFGWSDLAISTAGNGLQ